One segment of Acidianus sp. HS-5 DNA contains the following:
- a CDS encoding type II toxin-antitoxin system RelE/ParE family toxin, with protein sequence MFCKKWIFRFLVKGEMDRKEFIEWLKRNFPQSKLLRLILEKLELINEDPFKYAREKLGIDKYGNPMFSIEVTGDIRILYSVDSKNCVVFIWEIGSHKKVYGR encoded by the coding sequence GTGTTTTGCAAGAAGTGGATTTTCAGATTTTTAGTTAAGGGCGAGATGGATAGAAAAGAGTTCATAGAATGGTTAAAAAGAAATTTCCCTCAATCGAAACTTCTAAGGCTTATTCTTGAAAAATTGGAGTTAATAAATGAAGATCCATTTAAGTACGCTAGGGAGAAGCTTGGAATAGATAAATACGGGAACCCAATGTTCTCCATTGAGGTTACTGGAGATATAAGAATACTTTACAGTGTGGATTCAAAAAATTGTGTAGTTTTTATTTGGGAGATCGGATCTCATAAGAAGGTTTATGGGCGTTAG
- a CDS encoding plasmid regulator: MEVKIEKHKSKFTITQLILMVMAKAPGSCCSLEYLHEKTRVDKKELLVYLTRLAKRGIIERKWHKSRAGKERMYCLKYKEEII; the protein is encoded by the coding sequence ATGGAAGTTAAGATAGAGAAACATAAGTCAAAGTTTACCATTACTCAGCTTATACTTATGGTCATGGCTAAGGCTCCAGGGAGCTGCTGCAGTTTAGAATATTTACACGAGAAGACTAGAGTAGACAAGAAGGAACTGTTGGTTTATCTGACGAGGCTAGCTAAGAGGGGAATAATAGAAAGGAAATGGCATAAAAGTAGGGCTGGAAAGGAGAGGATGTATTGTTTAAAGTATAAGGAGGAGATAATATGA
- a CDS encoding DUF4145 domain-containing protein, producing MKIYSNVKIGPFRIYNNIVTGPLIIATQLTSGRGGFYISLAFRNSGKNNVEIWFPIEGYLDIVGDNGHEYICRTLETIEALETTEAYTSNNNVIMTYDYFLAPNSTKYANFICIVEPYIALRLYSYTTDRISSDDVILKLRLTFSALFNAGTPSQKTIKVTPILFFKVNKNLLKTWINGWYTFYLESERLPDTVPPEVIVNYFEAIRSFNAGAYRASVVMARRTLELALLRKGLITEKETIGDFIQKEKRKQSNQRVLSDKVSDLLNAIRVFGNYGAHAWDDALNDITEHDARLVIEILKEVLTELFSK from the coding sequence ATGAAAATATATTCTAACGTTAAAATAGGTCCGTTCAGAATTTATAATAATATAGTTACTGGCCCATTAATAATTGCGACGCAGCTTACTAGCGGAAGGGGAGGTTTCTATATTTCTTTAGCCTTTAGAAATTCAGGGAAGAATAACGTGGAAATTTGGTTTCCGATAGAGGGATATCTTGACATAGTAGGAGATAATGGACACGAATATATTTGTAGAACTTTAGAGACTATAGAGGCATTAGAGACTACAGAGGCATATACGTCTAATAATAACGTTATCATGACTTATGACTATTTTCTAGCACCTAATTCAACCAAGTATGCTAATTTTATTTGTATAGTTGAACCCTATATAGCCTTAAGACTATACAGTTACACTACTGATAGAATAAGTTCTGATGATGTAATACTTAAGTTAAGGCTTACCTTTAGTGCTTTATTTAACGCAGGAACACCATCACAAAAAACCATAAAAGTTACACCTATTCTCTTTTTTAAAGTAAATAAAAATCTACTAAAGACATGGATTAATGGATGGTACACATTTTACTTAGAATCTGAGAGATTACCAGATACAGTTCCTCCTGAAGTAATTGTAAATTACTTTGAAGCAATCAGAAGCTTTAATGCTGGTGCATATAGGGCTTCTGTAGTGATGGCAAGAAGGACTTTAGAACTGGCATTACTTAGAAAAGGGTTAATAACTGAAAAGGAAACTATAGGGGATTTTATACAGAAAGAAAAGAGAAAACAGTCTAATCAGAGAGTGCTTAGTGACAAAGTGTCGGATTTACTAAATGCTATTAGAGTGTTCGGCAATTACGGAGCTCACGCCTGGGACGACGCTTTAAACGATATAACCGAGCATGATGCAAGACTAGTAATAGAAATCCTAAAAGAGGTCTTAACTGAGCTATTCAGTAAGTAA
- a CDS encoding conjugal transfer protein, with the protein MSKKRKSVFVEFISNSLEFLDVALSIYDKLQSGKEPPFSGVRSLEYQKIFNLARSFETLSKAYLSAYGGLIVYPAFLIAKVRKGSQAASRYEQKVIKSLGILVNQSLNEEKIKKNLGHDPVGKSQIPSLLRATAKFLRQLREKEIAQLYEQVANYLEQSDRTYIQLREIRTRMLSVIQLKEAHERLLNIIEKCLQSGSEDEICKNLPSDAEKVFGVYKEKPYLVDQILTMLDLGIQEMFDAMVYTAYLAKAAAIADYRIGRDEKYLEEVRDHQKEIIEFMMKYAQINKELKKSDELDEFMSEVEDNARQHLTEES; encoded by the coding sequence ATGAGTAAAAAGAGGAAATCGGTTTTCGTAGAATTTATCAGCAACTCTCTAGAGTTTCTTGATGTAGCACTTAGCATATACGACAAGTTACAGAGCGGCAAGGAGCCGCCCTTTTCTGGCGTAAGGTCTTTAGAGTATCAAAAGATTTTTAACCTAGCAAGATCTTTCGAAACTTTGAGCAAAGCCTATCTCTCCGCATATGGTGGATTAATTGTATATCCAGCTTTTTTAATAGCTAAAGTCAGAAAAGGAAGCCAAGCAGCTTCCAGGTACGAGCAGAAGGTTATAAAATCCTTAGGAATATTAGTAAATCAGTCTTTAAACGAGGAAAAAATTAAGAAAAATCTAGGGCATGACCCCGTAGGTAAGTCCCAAATTCCATCCCTTTTGAGAGCTACAGCAAAGTTCTTAAGACAATTAAGGGAAAAGGAAATTGCACAGTTATATGAGCAAGTTGCAAATTATTTGGAACAGAGCGACAGGACTTATATACAATTGAGGGAGATAAGAACGAGAATGCTTTCTGTAATTCAGCTAAAGGAAGCTCATGAACGACTGCTCAATATCATTGAAAAGTGTTTACAATCAGGGTCTGAGGACGAGATTTGTAAAAACTTGCCCAGTGACGCCGAGAAAGTATTTGGCGTTTACAAGGAGAAGCCTTACCTAGTTGATCAGATACTAACGATGCTGGACTTAGGGATTCAAGAGATGTTTGACGCTATGGTTTATACGGCCTATCTAGCTAAGGCTGCTGCAATTGCGGATTATAGAATAGGTAGGGATGAAAAATACTTAGAGGAAGTGAGAGATCATCAGAAGGAAATTATTGAATTTATGATGAAATATGCACAAATAAACAAGGAGCTTAAGAAGAGCGACGAGTTGGACGAATTTATGAGTGAAGTTGAGGATAATGCTAGACAACACTTGACCGAGGAGAGCTGA
- a CDS encoding conjugal transfer protein, producing MTGTDRVYQLIKLLLYVAKEEGVEVTATKLQKIFFLLEKEEGVDLGLEFTPWFFGPYSSLLQDYIDKLIEKGDVSVEEQEVKDVLSGQVVGYKRVYVLSSDFNTSQDDKSIEEFFRKWVRMSRSEILNYVYRKYPEYAKYSLIRDKILGVLNE from the coding sequence ATGACCGGAACAGATAGAGTTTATCAGCTGATTAAGCTTCTCCTTTACGTTGCTAAAGAGGAAGGAGTTGAGGTTACTGCAACGAAGCTACAGAAGATATTCTTCTTACTTGAAAAGGAGGAAGGAGTTGATTTAGGCCTTGAATTTACGCCTTGGTTCTTCGGCCCCTACTCAAGTCTGCTTCAAGACTATATTGATAAGCTAATCGAAAAGGGAGACGTGAGCGTCGAGGAGCAAGAGGTAAAAGACGTGTTAAGCGGTCAAGTAGTCGGGTATAAGAGAGTTTACGTCCTCAGTTCAGACTTTAACACTAGTCAGGACGATAAAAGCATAGAGGAGTTCTTTAGAAAGTGGGTTAGGATGAGCAGGAGCGAGATTTTAAATTACGTTTACAGAAAGTATCCGGAATACGCTAAGTATTCCCTAATTAGGGATAAGATTTTGGGAGTCCTTAATGAGTAA
- a CDS encoding ABC transporter ATP-binding protein, with translation MLGLYDVSSGYGKKVVLQDVSFEIKENGVYIVLGRNGAGKTTLLRTIAGILKPMKGKIMKEGSFAYLSHSLALPNEMRVKEALEFFSSILGGDVNNVIEKFDLKGLLDKRIADLSQGQKKRVSIAKIFLKNYDIYLFDEPTENLDPITASKIREEIVSLSKSKIVIYTSHNLYEARDIGKYVIVIDEGKLKFFKPISEIRLKEYKIGIRASQDLSRILNGEYQGEYFVITVDDPSKVNQIVQELISKNIQIYEIKEMKNPLEDLLK, from the coding sequence ATGCTAGGTCTTTACGACGTTAGTTCCGGCTACGGTAAAAAGGTTGTTCTTCAGGATGTTTCATTCGAGATTAAGGAAAACGGAGTTTACATTGTTTTAGGGAGGAACGGGGCAGGTAAGACTACTCTTCTAAGGACTATTGCAGGTATCCTAAAACCTATGAAAGGAAAAATCATGAAGGAAGGGTCTTTTGCTTATCTCTCTCATTCCTTGGCATTACCTAATGAGATGAGAGTAAAGGAGGCTTTAGAATTCTTTTCCAGCATCCTGGGTGGGGACGTAAATAATGTGATTGAGAAATTTGACTTAAAGGGCTTACTGGATAAGAGAATTGCAGATTTATCTCAAGGGCAGAAGAAGAGGGTTTCAATTGCCAAGATCTTCTTAAAGAACTACGACATTTACCTCTTCGACGAACCTACAGAGAACTTGGATCCTATTACTGCATCAAAGATAAGGGAAGAGATCGTATCGCTATCAAAATCAAAGATTGTAATTTACACTTCCCATAACCTTTATGAGGCTAGGGATATTGGGAAATACGTCATTGTAATAGACGAAGGGAAGTTAAAGTTCTTCAAGCCAATAAGCGAAATTAGGCTTAAGGAGTATAAAATAGGAATAAGGGCTTCACAGGACCTTTCTAGGATATTAAATGGGGAATACCAAGGTGAGTATTTTGTTATTACAGTAGATGATCCTTCAAAGGTTAACCAAATAGTGCAGGAGTTGATAAGTAAGAATATACAAATTTATGAGATTAAAGAGATGAAGAACCCTCTGGAGGATTTGTTGAAATGA